The proteins below come from a single Carnobacterium divergens DSM 20623 genomic window:
- a CDS encoding DUF3139 domain-containing protein — MKNKFIIFLFICFLLTAVFYANKIIKQSIATNRVHHYMEQKGFPLNKIKDEEIHYSYSTDRWNLLVIMKDDLNFQYSFDYRFKTNDIQEDLLFLNMNYTKKPAKYNQSLYYEKKEY; from the coding sequence ATGAAAAATAAATTTATTATCTTCCTGTTTATTTGTTTTCTTCTAACTGCAGTGTTTTATGCCAATAAAATAATTAAACAATCAATTGCTACTAATCGTGTGCATCATTATATGGAGCAGAAAGGATTTCCTTTAAATAAAATTAAGGACGAAGAAATTCATTATTCTTATTCAACTGATCGATGGAACTTGCTCGTTATCATGAAAGATGATTTGAATTTTCAATATAGTTTCGATTACCGATTTAAAACAAATGACATCCAAGAAGATCTACTCTTCCTAAATATGAATTACACTAAAAAACCAGCTAAGTATAATCAATCACTTTACTATGAAAAAAAAGAATACTAG